One genomic region from Streptomyces sp. Li-HN-5-11 encodes:
- a CDS encoding GNAT family protein, translating into MHSSTRIRLIEPTDAAPIAAHRVRDVEAFRRWEPAQPAEFFTPEGQAERIDRLLAGYKAGTVWPGVVLAGDQVIGQVTVGGILPQPHLRRGSVGYWIASVAQNQGHAGRAVGLVLRVMTDELGLHRAEASTHLENLPSQRVLRRNGFSAYGVAHSSILLDGSWRDGLLWERILGD; encoded by the coding sequence ATGCACAGCAGCACCAGGATCCGCCTGATCGAGCCCACCGACGCCGCCCCGATCGCCGCGCATCGGGTGCGGGACGTAGAGGCCTTTCGGCGGTGGGAACCGGCTCAGCCGGCCGAGTTCTTCACTCCGGAGGGCCAGGCGGAGCGGATCGACAGGCTGCTGGCCGGATACAAGGCCGGCACGGTCTGGCCGGGCGTGGTACTCGCCGGCGACCAGGTGATCGGGCAGGTCACCGTCGGAGGCATCCTGCCGCAGCCGCACCTGCGCCGCGGTTCCGTCGGATACTGGATCGCCAGTGTCGCCCAGAATCAGGGGCACGCTGGGCGCGCAGTGGGGCTCGTACTCCGGGTGATGACGGATGAACTCGGGTTGCACCGGGCCGAGGCGTCCACCCATCTGGAGAATCTGCCGTCGCAGCGGGTGCTGCGCCGCAACGGGTTCAGCGCGTACGGCGTCGCCCACTCCTCGATCCTTCTCGACGGGAGCTGGCGGGACGGGCTGCTGTGGGAGCGGATCCTCGGCGACTGA
- a CDS encoding ABC transporter ATP-binding protein, with protein MSVIEVSQLRKSYAGRAVVDGVSFAVEEGEIFGVLGPNGAGKTTTVECVEGLRVPDAGRVRVTGLDPVADHEQVARVLGAQLQQSELQPKLTVREALELYASFYPSPADWHPLAERLGLTQKLTTRFAKLSGGQKQRLFIALALVGNPRVVVLDELTTGLDPRARRDTWQLIEDVRASGVTVLLVTHFMEEAQRLCDRIAVIDKGRVAALDTPAGLIRRSAGATVISFTPSAPLDDRDLNALPALASVEQKDGRITLSGTDETVNAVITLLARHHITAHQLRVVDATLDDAFLDLTKEASA; from the coding sequence ATGTCCGTCATCGAAGTCAGCCAACTGCGCAAGTCGTACGCCGGCCGGGCCGTCGTCGACGGTGTCTCCTTCGCCGTCGAGGAGGGTGAGATCTTCGGCGTCCTCGGCCCGAACGGAGCCGGCAAGACCACCACCGTCGAGTGCGTCGAGGGCCTGCGCGTCCCCGACGCCGGCCGGGTCCGCGTCACGGGCCTCGACCCGGTCGCCGACCACGAACAGGTCGCCCGCGTGCTGGGCGCCCAGCTCCAGCAGAGCGAGCTGCAGCCCAAGCTCACCGTCCGCGAGGCGCTCGAACTGTACGCCTCCTTCTACCCGAGCCCGGCCGACTGGCACCCGCTCGCCGAACGCCTCGGCCTGACCCAGAAGCTCACCACCCGGTTCGCCAAGCTCTCCGGCGGTCAGAAACAGCGCCTGTTCATCGCGCTCGCCCTCGTCGGCAACCCGCGCGTGGTCGTCCTCGACGAGCTGACCACCGGCCTCGACCCCCGCGCCCGCCGCGACACCTGGCAGCTCATCGAGGACGTCCGCGCGAGCGGGGTCACCGTGCTGCTCGTCACCCACTTCATGGAGGAGGCGCAGCGGCTGTGCGACCGGATCGCCGTCATCGACAAGGGGCGGGTGGCCGCCCTGGACACCCCGGCCGGCCTCATCCGGCGCTCCGCGGGGGCCACCGTCATCAGCTTCACCCCGTCCGCCCCGCTGGACGACCGTGACCTGAACGCGCTCCCCGCGCTCGCGTCCGTCGAGCAGAAGGACGGCCGTATCACGCTGTCCGGCACCGACGAGACGGTCAACGCCGTCATCACCCTCCTCGCCCGCCACCACATCACCGCCCACCAGCTGCGTGTCGTGGACGCCACCCTCGACGACGCGTTCCTGGACCTCACCAAGGAGGCCTCGGCATGA
- a CDS encoding ABC transporter permease, with protein sequence MNTAVLRTEFRLFRREPGAVFWIFLFPTLLLVILGSIPSFREADKSLGGLRPVDAYVPIAVLIALIMSGVQSLPQALTGHRERGILRRMRLTPVQPSALLTAQMVVQGTVALASALLALAVGRLAFDVRLPEQPGGYLLALLLATAAALALGSVVSAVSRTTKIAGAIGSAVFFPMMFCAGLWLPVQEMPHAMARVVGLTPFGAAARALNEAAAGDWPGWGHLGVLAGWTVLLTGAASRWFRWE encoded by the coding sequence ATGAACACCGCCGTCCTGCGCACCGAGTTCCGTCTGTTCCGCCGCGAGCCCGGCGCCGTCTTCTGGATCTTCCTGTTCCCGACACTGCTGCTGGTGATCCTCGGCTCGATCCCGTCGTTCCGGGAGGCCGACAAGTCCCTGGGCGGGCTGCGGCCGGTCGACGCCTACGTGCCCATCGCCGTACTGATCGCCCTGATCATGTCCGGAGTGCAGTCGCTGCCGCAGGCCCTGACGGGCCACCGGGAGCGGGGCATCCTGCGCCGGATGCGGCTCACGCCGGTGCAGCCGTCCGCTCTGCTGACCGCGCAGATGGTCGTCCAGGGCACGGTGGCGCTCGCCTCGGCGCTGCTCGCGCTGGCCGTCGGCCGGCTCGCGTTCGACGTACGGCTGCCCGAGCAGCCGGGCGGGTACCTGCTGGCCCTGCTGCTCGCGACCGCGGCGGCCCTGGCCCTCGGCTCGGTCGTCTCCGCGGTGTCCCGCACCACGAAGATCGCCGGCGCCATCGGCTCGGCGGTGTTCTTCCCGATGATGTTCTGCGCGGGTCTGTGGCTGCCGGTGCAGGAGATGCCGCACGCCATGGCCCGGGTGGTCGGCCTGACCCCGTTCGGCGCGGCGGCCCGCGCCCTGAACGAGGCGGCGGCCGGCGACTGGCCCGGCTGGGGGCACCTGGGTGTGCTCGCGGGCTGGACGGTGCTGCTCACGGGCGCGGCAAGTCGCTGGTTCCGCTGGGAGTAG
- a CDS encoding ABC transporter ATP-binding protein, which yields MIEAYADPGEPDCRGGWRYLWWLVTRQPGRSVSGALLGSVWMVLLSATPYLMARAIDQGLQPGRMGALAGWTAALFAAQAFNAWLSIMRHRVMTRVRMDANFRTVKVVVGHAVRLGAALPGRAGAGEVVTIGVGDVQTISSALTVVGPGVGAVVAYLVVAGLLLSVSARLAAVVLLGVPVIALIVGPLMGRLQGTEAEYRERQGVLTARIGDLAGGLRVLNGLGGKGLFADAFRRDSRRLREQGYRVGSVTSWMQALGMGLPTLFLAVVTWLAARLAVRGDITVGELVAVYGYVAVMVRPVAFLIECGYMLSRGVVAARRVVRLLRLEPEPDGGTRDAPAEPSVLHDPESGVRVLPGRLTALAGARPADAAAVVDRLGRYTPSEATWGGVRLDEIPLPRVRERILVADNEADLFAGTLRELVAGRREPEDTDEAVIARAVHAAVADDIVQGLPDGLDSAIAAQGRNLSGGQRQRVRLVRALLADPEVLLAVEPTSALDAHTEAAVADRLRDAREGRTTVVTTTSPLVLDRVDTVYYLVDGKVAATGSHARLLAEEPGYRALVARDTSTADTAGTNHRTDTAATNHTADTARTADAEEVVG from the coding sequence ATGATCGAAGCCTACGCGGATCCCGGGGAGCCCGACTGTCGCGGCGGCTGGCGGTACCTGTGGTGGCTGGTGACACGGCAGCCGGGGCGGTCCGTCTCGGGGGCGCTGCTGGGCAGTGTGTGGATGGTGCTGCTGTCGGCGACGCCGTATCTGATGGCCCGCGCGATCGACCAGGGCCTTCAGCCGGGCCGCATGGGCGCGCTCGCCGGGTGGACCGCCGCGCTGTTCGCCGCCCAAGCCTTCAACGCCTGGCTGAGCATCATGCGGCACCGTGTGATGACCCGGGTGCGGATGGACGCCAACTTCCGCACGGTCAAGGTCGTCGTGGGGCACGCGGTCCGGCTGGGGGCCGCGCTGCCCGGGCGGGCCGGGGCCGGGGAGGTGGTCACGATCGGCGTCGGCGACGTGCAGACGATCAGCTCCGCCCTGACGGTCGTCGGCCCCGGCGTCGGCGCGGTCGTCGCCTACCTGGTGGTCGCCGGGCTGCTGCTGTCGGTCTCCGCGCGTCTCGCCGCGGTCGTGCTGCTCGGCGTGCCGGTGATCGCCCTGATCGTCGGGCCGCTGATGGGGCGGTTGCAGGGCACGGAGGCGGAGTACCGGGAACGGCAGGGCGTGCTGACCGCGCGGATCGGCGACCTCGCGGGCGGGCTGCGCGTCCTCAACGGCCTCGGCGGCAAGGGACTGTTCGCGGACGCCTTCCGCCGGGATTCGCGGCGGCTGCGCGAGCAGGGCTACCGGGTCGGGTCGGTGACCAGTTGGATGCAGGCCCTCGGGATGGGGCTGCCGACTCTGTTCCTCGCCGTGGTCACCTGGCTCGCCGCCCGGCTGGCCGTCCGGGGGGACATCACCGTGGGCGAGCTGGTGGCGGTCTACGGGTACGTCGCCGTGATGGTGCGTCCGGTGGCGTTCCTGATCGAGTGCGGCTACATGCTCAGCCGAGGCGTGGTGGCCGCCCGGCGCGTCGTACGGCTGCTGCGGCTGGAGCCGGAGCCGGACGGCGGCACGCGCGACGCGCCCGCGGAGCCGTCCGTGCTGCACGATCCGGAGTCCGGGGTGCGGGTTCTGCCGGGGCGGCTGACCGCGCTGGCCGGGGCGCGGCCCGCGGACGCCGCGGCCGTCGTCGACCGGCTGGGCCGCTACACCCCGTCGGAGGCCACGTGGGGCGGTGTACGCCTGGACGAGATCCCGCTGCCACGGGTGCGGGAGCGGATCCTGGTCGCCGACAACGAGGCCGATCTGTTCGCGGGGACGCTACGGGAGCTGGTCGCCGGCCGGCGGGAGCCCGAGGACACCGACGAGGCGGTGATCGCGCGGGCGGTGCACGCCGCCGTCGCCGACGACATCGTCCAGGGCCTGCCGGACGGGCTGGATTCGGCGATCGCCGCGCAGGGGCGCAACCTCTCCGGCGGTCAGCGCCAGCGCGTACGGCTCGTACGGGCCCTGCTCGCCGACCCGGAGGTGCTGTTGGCCGTCGAACCCACCTCGGCGCTCGACGCGCACACCGAGGCGGCGGTCGCGGACCGGCTGCGGGACGCGCGTGAGGGCCGTACGACGGTGGTGACCACGACCTCCCCGCTGGTCCTGGACCGCGTGGACACCGTGTACTACCTGGTCGACGGCAAGGTCGCGGCCACCGGGAGCCATGCGCGGCTGCTGGCGGAGGAGCCCGGCTACCGGGCGCTGGTGGCGCGGGACACCAGTACAGCGGACACGGCCGGCACGAACCACAGGACCGACACGGCGGCCACGAACCACACGGCCGACACGGCCCGCACCGCAGACGCCGAGGAGGTCGTGGGGTGA
- a CDS encoding ABC transporter ATP-binding protein produces the protein MTAPTTSVPAAEDDKDLPRSKDTGDPFDRDVLPTPPGATAALLTSLLRPMRARVAGTTLLLLLQQAAVQAGPLLVAYAIDSAVPAFRGHDHGPLVAVGVGYLLCALASGGLQWAFIVTSARVNQDVLLDLRGRIFRHAQALSVDFHERYTSGRLISRSTTDVESLRELLSEGLQELVTVILSFVYISAMLLWLDPGLGAVAVASLVPLYVLVRSYRRRAGRVFRERSTAIAAVIVKFVETMNGIRPVRAFRRESANDADFGALNRRHERTNGNAMLEMARYVTGSRLVANTAVALIVLWGAYRVAEGSLELGVLAAAVLYLRRLYDPIDRLGMFLNSYQSAAASLEKIAGLLAQTPSVPEPSAPKQLPRPASEQPGREAVFDGVRFGYRTGGEVLPRFDLTIPAGQTVAVVGSTGAGKSTLAKLLARFYDPSEGRVLLDGVDLRELTVADLRRGVVMVTQEAFLFSGTVAENIAIGRPDATREEIERAAKAIGAHDFISALPEGYDTDVRKRGGRISAGQRQLVAFARALLADPAVLILDEATSSLDIPGERAVQRAMATVLQGRTAVVIAHRLSTVEIADRVLVMEHGRIVEDGSPAELIAGTGRFADLHRAWRDSLA, from the coding sequence ATGACGGCCCCCACGACGTCCGTCCCCGCCGCCGAGGACGACAAGGACCTCCCCCGCTCGAAGGACACCGGCGACCCCTTCGACAGGGACGTCCTGCCCACCCCGCCGGGCGCCACGGCCGCGCTGCTCACGTCCCTGCTGCGGCCGATGAGGGCCCGGGTGGCAGGCACCACGCTCCTGCTGCTGCTCCAGCAGGCGGCCGTCCAGGCGGGCCCGCTGCTGGTGGCGTACGCGATCGACTCCGCCGTACCGGCGTTCCGCGGCCACGACCACGGCCCTCTGGTCGCGGTGGGGGTCGGCTATCTGCTGTGCGCGCTCGCCTCCGGCGGACTGCAGTGGGCGTTCATCGTCACCTCGGCCCGTGTCAACCAGGACGTGCTGCTTGACCTGCGCGGCCGCATCTTCCGCCATGCGCAGGCCCTCAGTGTCGACTTCCACGAGCGCTACACCTCGGGGCGGCTCATCTCCCGCTCCACGACGGACGTCGAGTCGCTGCGCGAGCTGCTCAGCGAGGGGCTCCAGGAGCTCGTCACGGTCATCCTCTCCTTCGTCTACATCTCGGCGATGCTGCTGTGGCTGGACCCCGGTCTCGGCGCGGTCGCGGTGGCGTCCCTGGTGCCGCTGTACGTGCTGGTCCGCAGCTACCGGCGGCGCGCGGGGCGGGTGTTCAGGGAGAGGTCCACGGCGATCGCGGCGGTGATCGTGAAGTTCGTGGAGACGATGAACGGCATCCGGCCGGTGCGCGCGTTCCGCCGCGAGTCCGCCAACGACGCCGACTTCGGCGCCCTCAACCGCCGCCACGAACGCACCAACGGCAACGCCATGCTGGAGATGGCCCGTTACGTCACCGGTTCCCGGCTGGTGGCCAACACGGCGGTCGCGCTGATCGTGCTGTGGGGCGCCTACCGCGTGGCGGAGGGCTCGCTGGAGCTGGGTGTGCTGGCGGCGGCGGTGCTGTATCTGCGCCGGCTGTACGACCCGATCGACCGGCTCGGCATGTTCCTCAACTCCTACCAGTCGGCGGCGGCCTCGCTGGAGAAGATCGCCGGGCTGCTGGCGCAGACGCCGTCCGTGCCGGAGCCGTCGGCGCCGAAGCAGCTCCCCCGGCCCGCGTCGGAGCAGCCCGGCCGCGAGGCCGTCTTCGACGGGGTGCGCTTCGGCTACCGCACCGGCGGCGAGGTGCTGCCCCGCTTCGACCTGACCATCCCGGCCGGGCAGACCGTCGCGGTGGTCGGCTCGACCGGCGCGGGCAAGTCGACCCTGGCCAAGCTGCTGGCCCGCTTCTACGACCCCTCCGAGGGCAGGGTGCTGCTGGACGGGGTGGACCTGCGCGAGCTCACCGTGGCCGATCTGCGGCGCGGGGTCGTCATGGTGACGCAGGAGGCGTTCCTGTTCTCCGGCACGGTCGCGGAGAACATCGCCATCGGCCGCCCGGACGCGACCCGTGAGGAGATCGAGCGGGCGGCGAAGGCGATCGGCGCGCACGATTTCATCAGCGCGCTGCCCGAGGGCTACGACACGGACGTACGCAAGCGGGGCGGCCGTATCTCCGCCGGCCAGCGCCAACTGGTGGCCTTCGCAAGGGCGTTGCTCGCCGACCCGGCGGTGCTGATCCTCGACGAGGCGACCAGTTCGCTCGACATCCCGGGTGAGCGGGCGGTGCAGCGGGCGATGGCGACGGTCCTGCAGGGCCGTACGGCCGTGGTGATCGCCCATCGGCTGTCCACCGTGGAGATCGCCGACCGGGTGCTGGTGATGGAACACGGCCGGATCGTGGAGGACGGCAGCCCGGCCGAACTCATCGCGGGCACGGGCCGCTTCGCGGACCTGCACCGGGCCTGGCGCGACAGCCTGGCGTGA
- a CDS encoding ABC transporter ATP-binding protein translates to MPPTTHATAADRSAVRTLLRLWPYVRPVRVRLFSAAFVAVVASCVGLVIPLVLKWMVDGPVAGRDPRGVWLGALYLLLLGVAEAGLFGLRRLLVARPLSHVEAEMRAGLYRHLQRLPVAFHDRWASGQLLSRGTTDLMLLRQFLAFPMTFLLVNGVTIVVGVVIMLLQDWTLGLVILGPAVPVVVTCAIFEKRYAEVARLAQDQVGDLTTVVEESVLGIRIIKGFGRHRSQARAFGELSRTLRGTELRKARLLAAIWAVIMTLPEVAIGAALVVGAVQVADGSLSAGTLVAFLSTALALRWPVESIGFLLAMSQEAATATERYFEVLDAAPEDPPVSGRFEPVPDGHEPLPAGGSRGAGARGASEGLLFESVTFRYPDAPPGTPPVLDRVDLHIRPGESMALVGATGSGKTTLTALVPRLYEVTSGRISLDGEDITTMPREALRALVAVAFEEPTLFSASVGDNVLMGADDTAGTAELNRALAVAQADFAHSLPQGTGTQVGEQGLSLSGGQRQRLALARAVVGRPRFLVLDDPLSALDVHTEAAVEAALRQVLADTTALIVAHRPSTVLLADRVALLSNGRITAVGTHQELLRTNAEYAHLMSGDSSEEAEDDDR, encoded by the coding sequence ATGCCTCCCACGACACATGCCACCGCCGCCGACCGCTCCGCCGTACGGACCCTCCTGCGCCTGTGGCCGTACGTGCGGCCGGTGCGTGTGCGGTTGTTCTCCGCCGCGTTCGTCGCCGTCGTCGCCTCCTGTGTCGGGCTGGTGATCCCGCTCGTGCTGAAGTGGATGGTGGACGGCCCGGTCGCCGGCCGGGACCCGCGGGGGGTGTGGCTCGGGGCGCTGTACCTGCTGCTGCTCGGAGTGGCGGAGGCGGGGCTGTTCGGGCTGAGACGCCTGCTGGTGGCCCGGCCGCTGTCGCACGTCGAGGCGGAGATGCGGGCGGGGCTGTACCGGCATCTGCAGCGGCTGCCGGTGGCCTTCCACGACCGGTGGGCGTCCGGGCAGTTGCTGTCGCGCGGGACGACGGATCTGATGCTGCTGCGCCAGTTCCTCGCCTTTCCGATGACGTTCCTGCTGGTCAACGGCGTGACGATCGTCGTGGGCGTGGTCATCATGCTGCTGCAGGACTGGACGCTGGGGTTGGTGATCCTCGGTCCCGCCGTGCCCGTGGTCGTGACCTGCGCGATCTTCGAGAAGCGGTACGCCGAGGTGGCGCGGCTCGCGCAGGACCAGGTCGGTGACCTGACCACGGTGGTCGAGGAAAGCGTGCTCGGCATCCGCATCATCAAGGGGTTCGGACGCCACCGCAGCCAGGCGCGGGCGTTCGGCGAGCTGTCGCGGACGCTGCGGGGCACTGAGCTGCGCAAGGCCCGTCTGCTGGCGGCCATCTGGGCGGTCATCATGACCCTGCCGGAGGTGGCGATCGGCGCGGCGCTGGTGGTGGGGGCCGTGCAGGTGGCGGACGGTTCGCTGTCGGCCGGGACGCTGGTCGCCTTCCTTTCCACGGCGCTCGCCCTGCGGTGGCCGGTGGAGTCGATCGGGTTTCTGCTGGCGATGAGCCAGGAGGCGGCGACGGCGACGGAGCGGTACTTCGAGGTGCTGGACGCCGCGCCCGAGGACCCGCCGGTGTCCGGCCGGTTCGAACCGGTGCCGGACGGGCACGAGCCGCTGCCCGCGGGCGGGTCTCGCGGGGCGGGGGCGCGGGGTGCCTCCGAGGGACTGCTCTTCGAGAGCGTGACGTTCCGCTACCCCGACGCCCCGCCCGGCACCCCGCCCGTCCTCGACCGCGTCGACCTGCACATCCGCCCCGGCGAGTCCATGGCCCTGGTCGGCGCGACCGGCAGCGGAAAGACGACCCTCACGGCGCTCGTCCCCCGCCTGTACGAGGTGACGTCGGGCCGGATCTCCCTCGACGGCGAGGACATCACCACGATGCCCCGCGAGGCGCTGCGCGCCCTCGTCGCCGTCGCCTTCGAGGAGCCCACGCTCTTCTCGGCGAGCGTCGGCGACAACGTTCTCATGGGCGCCGACGACACCGCGGGCACGGCCGAGCTGAACCGCGCGCTCGCCGTCGCGCAGGCCGACTTCGCGCACTCCCTGCCGCAGGGCACCGGCACGCAGGTCGGCGAGCAGGGCCTCAGCCTCTCCGGCGGGCAGCGGCAGCGCCTCGCGCTGGCCCGGGCCGTCGTCGGCCGGCCCCGGTTCCTGGTGCTGGACGACCCGCTGTCCGCGCTGGACGTGCACACCGAGGCCGCCGTGGAGGCCGCGCTGCGCCAGGTACTCGCCGACACCACGGCGCTGATCGTCGCGCACCGCCCCTCCACGGTGCTGCTCGCCGACCGCGTCGCCCTGCTGTCGAACGGCCGGATCACCGCCGTGGGAACCCACCAGGAACTGCTGCGGACCAACGCCGAGTACGCCCACCTGATGTCCGGGGACTCCTCGGAGGAAGCGGAGGACGACGACCGATGA
- a CDS encoding response regulator transcription factor translates to MTDDAVISLLIVDDHPVVRDGLRGMFESAPGFRVLGEAPNGVEAVDKAAALDPDVILMDLRMPGGSGVDAIRELTRRAARAKVLVLTTYDTDSDTLPAIEAGATGYLLKDAPRDELFTAVRAAAEGRTVLSPAVASRLVSAVRTPAVGNEPLSARERQVLALVAKGASNREIARELFISEATVKTHLTHLYAKLGVNDRAAAVAVAYDRGILGQAPGNLSGTS, encoded by the coding sequence ATGACCGATGACGCCGTGATCTCCTTGCTGATCGTCGACGACCACCCCGTCGTGAGGGACGGCCTGCGCGGCATGTTCGAGTCCGCGCCCGGCTTCCGGGTCCTCGGCGAGGCACCGAACGGCGTCGAGGCGGTCGACAAGGCCGCCGCCCTCGACCCGGACGTGATCCTGATGGACCTGCGCATGCCCGGCGGCTCGGGCGTGGACGCCATCCGGGAACTGACCCGCCGGGCCGCCCGCGCCAAGGTTCTCGTCCTCACCACCTACGACACCGACTCCGACACCCTGCCCGCGATCGAGGCGGGCGCGACGGGCTACCTCCTCAAGGACGCCCCGCGCGACGAGCTGTTCACCGCGGTCCGCGCCGCCGCCGAGGGCCGTACGGTCCTCTCCCCGGCCGTCGCCTCCCGCCTGGTCTCCGCGGTCCGCACCCCGGCCGTCGGCAACGAGCCCCTCTCCGCCCGCGAACGCCAGGTCCTCGCCCTGGTCGCGAAGGGCGCCTCCAACCGAGAGATCGCCCGCGAACTGTTCATCAGCGAGGCCACCGTGAAGACCCACCTCACCCACCTGTACGCCAAACTAGGCGTCAACGACCGGGCGGCGGCGGTCGCGGTGGCCTACGACCGGGGCATCCTCGGACAGGCCCCCGGCAACCTCTCCGGAACGTCCTAG
- a CDS encoding sensor histidine kinase: MTGVDTQIERRWEQLHTWGPYGLLAIGLVPALATADPHAAPAKWYAAWALLGAAVALQLWWHGTRPPGPDRRRTPSPAGTAYYVVRWTIAFALTWLNPFFAFYAAAGYMDADETIPGRRRQRLGLFASAVTVAGAQAGGMPFGGAVQWTVFFALLAANSGLQMVVAHLTEQETLRARERNETIAELERTNTALQQALDENAALHAQLLLQAREAGVADERRRLAAEIHDTIAQGLTGIIAQLQVVAGAPDLATARTHLDRASALARHSLGEARRSVHNLAPVALENDGLPEALKKTVTEWGERTGVRADFTVTGTAQQLHEEISATLLRIVQEALSNVARHAGATRVGVTLSFLGDEVILDIRDDGTGFDALAVPARSRSGGFGLDGMRARAERVAGSLTVETEPGQGTALSARVPLVRHDR, translated from the coding sequence ATGACCGGGGTGGACACGCAGATCGAGCGGCGCTGGGAGCAACTGCACACCTGGGGACCGTACGGACTGCTCGCCATCGGCCTCGTCCCCGCGCTCGCCACCGCGGACCCGCATGCCGCCCCGGCCAAGTGGTACGCCGCCTGGGCCCTGCTCGGCGCCGCGGTCGCGCTCCAGCTGTGGTGGCACGGCACCCGTCCCCCCGGGCCCGACCGCCGCCGTACGCCGTCCCCGGCCGGTACGGCGTACTACGTCGTCCGCTGGACCATCGCCTTCGCCCTCACCTGGCTCAATCCGTTCTTCGCCTTCTACGCCGCCGCCGGCTACATGGACGCCGACGAGACGATCCCGGGCCGCAGACGGCAGCGGCTCGGGCTGTTCGCGAGCGCGGTCACCGTGGCCGGTGCGCAGGCCGGCGGGATGCCGTTCGGGGGCGCGGTCCAGTGGACCGTCTTCTTCGCACTCCTGGCCGCCAACTCCGGCCTGCAGATGGTGGTCGCCCACCTCACCGAGCAGGAGACGCTGCGGGCCCGCGAGCGCAACGAGACCATCGCCGAACTCGAACGCACCAACACCGCGTTGCAGCAGGCCCTGGACGAGAACGCCGCCCTTCACGCCCAACTCCTCCTCCAGGCACGGGAGGCCGGTGTCGCCGACGAGCGCCGCAGGCTCGCCGCCGAGATCCACGACACCATCGCGCAGGGCCTGACCGGAATCATCGCCCAGCTCCAGGTCGTCGCGGGCGCCCCCGACCTGGCCACCGCCCGCACCCACCTGGACCGTGCCTCCGCCCTGGCCCGGCACAGCCTCGGCGAGGCCCGCCGCTCCGTGCACAACCTGGCGCCGGTGGCGCTGGAGAACGACGGACTGCCCGAGGCACTGAAGAAGACGGTCACCGAATGGGGCGAACGCACGGGCGTGCGGGCCGACTTCACGGTCACCGGCACCGCGCAGCAGCTCCACGAGGAGATCTCGGCCACCCTCCTGCGCATCGTCCAGGAAGCCCTGTCCAACGTCGCCCGCCACGCAGGGGCCACCCGCGTCGGCGTCACCCTGTCCTTCCTGGGCGACGAGGTCATCCTCGACATCCGCGACGACGGCACAGGCTTCGACGCACTCGCCGTCCCCGCCCGCTCCCGCTCGGGCGGCTTCGGCCTCGACGGCATGCGCGCCCGCGCCGAACGCGTCGCCGGCTCCCTCACCGTCGAGACCGAGCCGGGGCAGGGCACGGCGCTCTCGGCTCGCGTACCGTTGGTACGCCATGACCGATGA